Genomic DNA from Haloplanus sp. HW8-1:
TCGACGGCGAGGACCTCCTCGTCACGGGTCACACCCACGTCCAAGGGCATCGCGTCTTCGACGAGGGGGTGGTGATGAACCCCGGAAGCGTCGGACAACCGCGGGACGGCGACCCGCGGGCGGGCTACGCGGTGGTCGACCTGAACGCGGGGAGCGGCGGGGACGCCGTGACCGTCGAGGAACGGCGTGTCGAGTACGACGTCGACGCCGTCGTCGCGGCGGTGCGGGAGGCGGGGCTGCCGGAACGGATCGGGTCGCGACTGTACGAGGGCCGATAGCGGCTCAGATCGTCTGTTCCTGGACGATTTCGAGGGTCTCCTCGCGGTCGTCCCAGTCGACGAAGATGGCGACGGAGGTGGCCGAGGTGATGAGGTCGTGGATGTTGATGCCGGCCTCCGAGACGGGTTGGACGATGTCGAGGATGATCCCGGGACGGTTGGGGAGTTCGCCGCCCGTGACCCGGATGACGGCGAACTGGTTCTCGACGGTCACCGACGAGAGCGTCTCGTCGTTGACGACCTGTTCGTGGAGGACGTACTCGGCGTCCTCGGAGATGTCGTCGTTGACGTAGAAGGTGACCGAGTCCATCCCGCTGGCGACGGCGTCGATGTTGATGTTCTCGCCGCGCAAGGCGTTGGTGAGGTCGGCGAGGATGCCCGGTCGGTTGCGCAGGGCGCGACCGGCGACGGTGATGCAGGCCAGCGGTTCGTCCTGCATGTCGATGAGGTTCTGGAACTGGCCCTCGATGCGCGTGCCGCCGGTCAGCAGGTCGCCGTGCTGATAGTGGACGACCCGGACCGTCAGGTCCTCGTCTTTGTAGGAGAGGGCGCTCGGTGCGACCACCTCGGCGCCGCGAAAGGAGAGGTTCCGGAGTTCGTCGACGGTGATGTGGCCGACGTTGCGGGCACCCTCGACGACGCGTGGGTCGCCGGTCATGACGCCCTCCACGTCGGTGACGATGACCACCTCGTCGGCGTCCATGAACTTGCCGAGCATGACGGCGGTGGTGTCGCTGCCGCCGCGACCGAGGGTTGTCACCTTCCCGTCGAGGGTCTGGGCGAGAAAGCCCGTGATGACGGGGACGACGGTGTCCAGGTCGTCGGCGAGCGACCGGGCGCGTTTCAGCGTCTCCTCGGCGTCGACCTCGCCGAACTCGTCGGTGATGATCGGCCACGCCGCCGAGCCGGGTTCGACGAACATGGCGTCGACGCCGCGGGACGCCAGCGCAGCCTTCAGCATCCGGACGCTCGTCCGCTCACCCATGCTGACGATCTCCGCGCGGTCGGTATCCTCCGCCTCGAAGGTGATCTCGTCGAGGAGTTCGTCGGTCGTCGACCCCATGGCGCTGGCGACGATGGCCACCTCGTGACCCTCCTCGACGGCCTTCGCGACGGTGTCGGCCGCGCGTTCGATGCGGTCACCGCTGCCGAGCGAGGTGCCGCCGAACTTCGCCACTACGCGCATCGTGAGACCTCCCCAGGTTCCGGCCGATACGGAATCATGCGAGGGGGTAGCGAGATGGACGGTAATAACTGTGTTCACTCACACCGGACGGCGGTCCCGGGATGGGTCGGGAGGCTGGTGCTTTTGTGCTTATGACTGGTGATTTGATACTACGGAGCCGACAATGGACGACACCCAAGAGACGACGAAGACGGTCTACCCGTACTGTGGCGCGGGTGTGGCATCGCGGTGACCGACGACATCAGGGAGGGGTTTGACGACGGTCCACTTCTCGGCGGCGTTGGTCAACCGCCCCACCGACGACGTACTCGACGGAACGCGCGAAGATTCCCGAGTACAAGGCGCCCGCCCCGTCGATCGACGTTAGCGTCAAGCCGGCGGTGCCAGGCGACGACCCGCGACCGGGGCGGACGACGGCGAGCGTTTAAGCGGCTGCCGCCGTTAGGTCGTGGCATGGAAGTGCGCGACGCGGTCGAGGCCGACGCCGACGAACTCTCGGCCATCGCGGACGTGCCGGCCGACGTGGTTCGGAACCTGATCCACGATCGGACGGTCAGAGTCGCGGAGCGTGGCCCGACTGCGGCGGGGCCGAACGCCGACACCGACGACGGGAAGCACCGCGACGTCGTGGGGTTCGTGAGCTTCGACGTCCGGGATGGGACCGTCCACGTGACGCAACTGTCGGGAACCGGGACAGCCTGCGAGCGGCTGCTTGCCGAACCCGTCCGGTTCGCCACGACCGAAGGGATGACCGTCGAACTGCTGGCGATCAGCGGCGACGACGCGATCCGCGAGGCCGCCGAGGCGGCCGGCTTCGAGCGTGACGGGCAGGGGCCAACGTTCGACGGGAAATCGACCGTGCGATACCGGCTCGATCCCGCCTGAACGCGAGGGGCGACCGCCGGTCGTCGACTGACGGTCAGGCGAACTTCCGTACCGTCAGATCCAGCGTGTCGAGATCGAGGATGGGAGCGAAGCCGACGTCGGGATCGATGTTGACGCTCTTTTGGAAGGCGGTCTGGGCCTGCCAGCACCCGCTGTTGACCGCGAGGACGTTGTGGTACTTCCCGTATCCGAGCTTGTGGACGTGGCCGGTGTGAAAGACGTCGGGGACGTCCTCCACGACGAGGTAGTCCCGCTCCTCCGGTGCCAACCGCATGTGCCCGCCGTATTTCGGCGCGACGTGACGTTTTTTCAGGAGGTGGTACATCGCCCGGTGCGGGTCGTCGTAGCTCGCTTTCTCGTCGGGGAGTTCGGCGATCACCTCGTCCAGCGAGACGCCGTGATACATCAGTACCGAGACGCCCTCGACGGTCACGGTGGCGGGGTTACCGACGATCCGGGCGTCGTGGGCGGTCATGATGTCGCGGAGTTCCTCGTCGAACGCCGGCTGGGGCTCCGCGAGTCGGACGGCGTCGTGGTTGCCCGGAATCATCACGATCTCCAGATCGCCGGGCACCGCCTTCAGATGCTCCGAGAACCGCTCGTACTGGTCGTAGATGTCGACGATGTCGAGTTCCTCGTCCTG
This window encodes:
- a CDS encoding aspartate kinase; its protein translation is MRVVAKFGGTSLGSGDRIERAADTVAKAVEEGHEVAIVASAMGSTTDELLDEITFEAEDTDRAEIVSMGERTSVRMLKAALASRGVDAMFVEPGSAAWPIITDEFGEVDAEETLKRARSLADDLDTVVPVITGFLAQTLDGKVTTLGRGGSDTTAVMLGKFMDADEVVIVTDVEGVMTGDPRVVEGARNVGHITVDELRNLSFRGAEVVAPSALSYKDEDLTVRVVHYQHGDLLTGGTRIEGQFQNLIDMQDEPLACITVAGRALRNRPGILADLTNALRGENINIDAVASGMDSVTFYVNDDISEDAEYVLHEQVVNDETLSSVTVENQFAVIRVTGGELPNRPGIILDIVQPVSEAGINIHDLITSATSVAIFVDWDDREETLEIVQEQTI